In the genome of Noviherbaspirillum saxi, the window GCGGAGTAACGCGGTCGATCTGTTCGAGATAGACGCCCCAGGGGCCGATCTCGCGCTGTGTCAGATAGGAAGGGACTTCATGTTGAATGGACATGGTGCGGTTGCTCCTTGTAAGTTCAGTCGGCCGCCATCACGGTGGCACTCGATACAGGAAGGGATGCTAGTGCAACGCATTGCACCAAATCCAATGCTTTGTAAGCATGTAACTATGCATGAAATGCATAACTATGTCTTACCGCGAAAAATCAGTCACACGGCTTTTTTCGCTGCCTTGCCCGACTTGCGCGGTCGTCCGGCAACCTCGCCTCGTTCGACCAGATATTCCCAAAGCCGCGACACGATCGGCTTGCCCGGGCGCTGAGACGAAGGTCGTTCACGGTAGAGGCGAATCTCCATGCTGAGTTCCCAGTCAGCTTGTCCAGCATCGGCGCGCGCGAGCTGTTTTTGCTTCACTTCGCGCGGCACTGCCGACTCGGGCAGAAAAGCGATGCCATGGCCTTCGAGCGCCATCATCTTCAAACCTTCCGCCATATCGGTTTCGTAGCGCTTTTCCAGATGCAGCGGCCGCTTGGCATCGGCGAGTATCAGGTCGACCATGCGGCCAAGATAAGCATTGCTGGTATAGGACAGAAACGGTAGCGGCGCTTTTGCACTGCCTGGCAACAGCAATTCGGGCACACCTGCTTTGTTGCAACGGGCGTAAGCGCGCAATGCTTCATTGCCGAGCGTAAGCATGTCATAGCGGCTGGCATCGAGCTGGACCGGCTGACGCGGGTGGTGATAACACAGCAGCAGATCGCAGCCGCCTTCCACCATGGTCAACACCGCATCGTGTACGTTGAGGGCGATCAGGCGCGAGTTCAGCGTGCCAAATCCATCTTTCAGCTCCGTCATCCATTTCGGCATGAAGGTCAGCGACAAGGTGTGTGGCACCGCAAAATCGACTGTAGTGTGTGCTGTTGGGCGTTTTCCGCGCATTAGCGCACGCGCGCTATTGATCTGACCGAGCATTTCCAGCGCCTGCTCGTAAAACACTTCGCCCGCCGGGGTCAGTCGCGTCGGATAAGAAGTGCGGTCAATCAGGTCGGCGCCCAGCCATGCTTCCAGCGATTGAATGCGACGCGAGAACGCTGGCTGCGTCACATGGCGCAACTCAGCCGAGCGGCTGAAGCTGCGTGTTTCCGCCAACGAAATGAAATCTTCCAGCCATTTGGTTTCCATGGCGCTATGTTAGAGCAGTTTCACCCTGACTGTGCCGCCGATGCCGGACGCTTTGCCCGCGGCACGGCGTTGCGGCTCCTTGCCATGGCTCGCCATGTCGCGTCGCCGCGCCTTGTTCCACGAGCAAATCGCCTCGGCCTCGACTGGCAAGTCAGGGTGAAACTGCTCTAGGAGTCTGCGCGGCAGAAGGCGTCGAAGCGAAATGGGTGGGAAAAGATCCCAGTTTGATCCCGCTTTCGAGGACTGTAGCCGTAGCTACAGCCGGAGAAACGGGGTCGAAGTGGGACTTTTCTCCGCCCATTGCAGCCGACGCATTTCTGCCGCGCAGACTCCTAGTCGCCTTCCCGCCGCGAAGCAAAGTGCCGCCTCAGGCAGGCGCCAAGGCCGGTTTCTTCATCTACGCCACGATGGATTCTGCGTCGCGATCGTCGGCACGCGGGGAGGAAACAGGCACCTCTTGGCGCGCCTGCTGACGTTCCCACATCTGCGCGTATGCACCGTTTTGCGCCAACAGCTGCCCATGTGTACCGCGCTCGATGATGCGCCCATGGTCAAGCACCAGGATTTGCGAAGCATCGGCAATCGTCGATAAGCGATGCGCGATGACAAGGGTGGTGCGATCCTTGGCGATCTCTTTCAATTGCGCCTGGATCGCCTGTTCGGCACGAGAATCGAGCGCCGAAGTCGCTTCATCGAAAATCAGGATCGCGGGATTTTTCAGCAGGGTGCGCGCAATTGCGACACGCTGCTTTTCTCCGCCCGACAACTTGAGACCGCGTTCGCCCACCATGCTGCCGTAGCCGTCAGGCAGGCTTTCGATAAAGTCATGAATATAGGCCGCCTTCGCCGCCGCCACGATTTCTTCACGCGTAGCGTCCGGCTTGCCATAGGCGATGTTGTATTCGATCGTGTCATTGAACAGCACTGTGTCCTGCGGCACGATCCCGATCGACTTGCGCAGCGAAGTTTGCGTCACATTGCGTAAATCCTGTCCATCGATGGTGATGCTTCCGGCATTGATGTCATAGAAACGGAACAGCAGGCGCGACAGCGTCGACTTGCCGGAACCGCTATGACCGACGACCGCAGTCGTGGTACCGGCGGCGATCGTAAAGTCGACATCAAACAGGATCTGGCGTTTTGCCTCGTAGCTGAAGTCGACATGGGCGAACTTCACTTCCGCACCTTTCACTGCAAGTGGCTGTGCATTCGGGACGTCGGCCACTTCGCGATGCTGGTCGAGCAACTTGAACAAGCGCTCCATATCGGCCAGGCTTTGTTTGATCTCGCGATAGATGACGCCGAGAAAGTTAAGTGGAATATACAACTGGATCATGAATGCGTTGACCAGCACCAGATCACCCAGCGTCATGGTTCCGTCGATGACGCCCTGCGTTGCCCGCCAAAGAATCAGCGTGACCGCGGTCGCAATAATGAGGGATTGCCCGGTATTGAGGATAGAGAGCGATGTCTGCGATTTAACCGCGGCCGTTTCCCAGTTCTGCATGCTGTGGTCGTAGCGTCGCGCTTCATAATCTTCATTGCCGAAATACTTGACGGTCTCGTAATTGATCAGGGAATCGATTGCGCGCGTATTCGCCTTCGAATCCAGATCATTCATCGTACGGCGGAAATTGGTGCGCCACTCGGTAACCGCCACGGTGAAACCGATATAGACAAGCAAGGCCACGATCGTGATGCCGGCAAACCAGATGTCGTAATGCAGCACGAGATAACCGATCACCAAGGTAATTTCAACCAGCGTCGGCAGGATGCTGTACAGCGTGTACGACACCAGCGAAGAAATGCCGCGCGATCCGCGTTCGATGTCGCGCGTCATCCCGCCGGTCTGGCGGTTCAGATGGAAGCGCAGCGACAATGAGTGCAAATGACGGAATACCTGCAGCGCAATGGTACGGACTGCACTCTGGGTGACCTTGGCAAATACGAATTCGCGCAGTTCGGTGAACATCGTCGTGCACAGGCGCAAGGCGCCATAGGCGACCAGAATGCCCACAGGCAGCACCAGCAAGGCCTTCGGGTTGTCCGGGCTGATCGTCATGTGATCGATCAAGGCCTTCAGCACCAGCGGCACGCCGACATTGGCCACCTTGGCGCCGACCAGAAAAGTCAGCGCCAGCAACACCCGCCACTTGTAAGCCCACAAATACGGAAGCAGGGTCTTGAGCGTTGCCCAGTCGTTGCGTGTACCTTGATTGGCGGGAGGTTCGGAAGAAGAAACTGGGTGACGTCGCATGAAAATTGGTCTTTGGAATGGTTTATGCTGTGGCTTTAACGATTGTAGCCCAGCGCCTGTCGTCTAACAGGTGAGGTAAAAAAGGAGAACCGCAATGACAAACAAACACCAGACCACTCTTCCCGAAGGAAAAGTTCCACAATTGCGGGTGATGCCGATGCCGGCCGATGCCAATGTGCATGGCGACGTCTTCGGCGGCTGGATCATGGCACAGGTCGACATCGCCGGCTCGCTGCCGGCGGTACGGCGCTCCAACGGACGCGTGGCAACGATTGCTGTCAATTCCTTTGTCTTCAAGCAGCCGGTGTTCGTCGGCGATCTGTTGTCTTTCTACGCAGACATTGTCAAGGTCGGCACCACCTCGATCACCATCAATGTCGAAGTCTATGCCGAGCGCAATCGGCTGCAAGTCGAAACCGTCAAGGTGACCGAAGCGACACTGACGTACGTGGCAACAGATGAAAAGCGCCAACGACGCCAGATCCCGCCTGTCGCCGAATAAACCACATCCGGTCCTCGACGCCCACCCTGCGGAGAGTGCTTGCTGCAAGGGCTTGGGTGTCCGACCTTTCCGCTAATTCAACATGCGAACCGACCGCCGACTCTTCCTTGCCCGCTGTATGCGGCTGACCTATCTCGCCGCGCTCTCGGCATCCTTTCCCGGCTTGGCGCTGGGCCGCACGGCATCGTACCCATTTACGCTGGGCGTTGCTTCCGGTTCCCCGCGTTCCAGGAGTGTGGTGCTGTGGACACGTATCTTGCCCGACCCGCTCAATGCCTCGTCATCGGGTTCGCAACCGTTTGCGGTGCAGTGGGAAATAGCAGAAGACGAGGCATTCAAGCGAATTGCAGCGAAGGGTACGGCAATCGCTTTGCCCGAACTCGCACATAGCGTACACGTCGATGCAAGCGGTTTGCATCCTGGTCAATGGTATTGGTACCGTTTCATGCTGGGCGACGCCGTCAGCCCGACCGGCCGTACACGTACGGCGCCAGCCGCCGATGCAACGCCATCTTCGCTGCGGCTGGCGGTCGCTTCCTGCCAGCACTGGGAATTTGGCACCTATGCAGCACACCAGCACATCGCCACTGAGGCGCCGGATCTTGTCGCTTTTTTGGGCGATTACATTTACGAATGGGGCCAGTACGACCTGGTTCACCCTGCAGCGCCGCGCAAGCGCGTCAATGAAAGCCTGACCTTGGCGGATTACCGCGCGCGGTATGCGCAATACAAGTCCGACCCGCAGTTGCAGGCGTCACACCAGGCCGCGCCATGGCTCGTAACCTGGGACGATCATGAAGTAGCCAACGACTATGGCAAGGATCGTGACGAAAGACTGGATGCCAACTTCCTCGCGCGCCGCGCTGCAGCGTATCAGGCTTTCTATGAACACATGCCGGTGCGCCTGCCGGCTTTGCCCGACGGGCCGCAAGCGTTTGCCCATATGCGCATCTATGACCGGTTCGACTGGGGACGGCTCGCACGCTTTCATGTGCTTGATGACCGCCAGTACCGCTCGTATCAAGCCTGCCCACCACCAGGACGTGGCGGATCTACCTCGGTCTCGGCTGCCTGCAGTGAACGCAACGAGGCAACACGTACACTGCTCGGCGACGAGCAGGAAAAATGGTTATCGGAAGGCCTTGGATCGTCCCGTGCGCAATGGAACTTTATTGCGCAGCAGACGCTGATGGCGCAGTGTTCTCACGCACCCATTGGAAATGAAGGGGACGGCCGTTTCTGGAATGACGGTTG includes:
- a CDS encoding ABCB family ABC transporter ATP-binding protein/permease, which produces MRRHPVSSSEPPANQGTRNDWATLKTLLPYLWAYKWRVLLALTFLVGAKVANVGVPLVLKALIDHMTISPDNPKALLVLPVGILVAYGALRLCTTMFTELREFVFAKVTQSAVRTIALQVFRHLHSLSLRFHLNRQTGGMTRDIERGSRGISSLVSYTLYSILPTLVEITLVIGYLVLHYDIWFAGITIVALLVYIGFTVAVTEWRTNFRRTMNDLDSKANTRAIDSLINYETVKYFGNEDYEARRYDHSMQNWETAAVKSQTSLSILNTGQSLIIATAVTLILWRATQGVIDGTMTLGDLVLVNAFMIQLYIPLNFLGVIYREIKQSLADMERLFKLLDQHREVADVPNAQPLAVKGAEVKFAHVDFSYEAKRQILFDVDFTIAAGTTTAVVGHSGSGKSTLSRLLFRFYDINAGSITIDGQDLRNVTQTSLRKSIGIVPQDTVLFNDTIEYNIAYGKPDATREEIVAAAKAAYIHDFIESLPDGYGSMVGERGLKLSGGEKQRVAIARTLLKNPAILIFDEATSALDSRAEQAIQAQLKEIAKDRTTLVIAHRLSTIADASQILVLDHGRIIERGTHGQLLAQNGAYAQMWERQQARQEVPVSSPRADDRDAESIVA
- a CDS encoding alkaline phosphatase D family protein, with protein sequence MRTDRRLFLARCMRLTYLAALSASFPGLALGRTASYPFTLGVASGSPRSRSVVLWTRILPDPLNASSSGSQPFAVQWEIAEDEAFKRIAAKGTAIALPELAHSVHVDASGLHPGQWYWYRFMLGDAVSPTGRTRTAPAADATPSSLRLAVASCQHWEFGTYAAHQHIATEAPDLVAFLGDYIYEWGQYDLVHPAAPRKRVNESLTLADYRARYAQYKSDPQLQASHQAAPWLVTWDDHEVANDYGKDRDERLDANFLARRAAAYQAFYEHMPVRLPALPDGPQAFAHMRIYDRFDWGRLARFHVLDDRQYRSYQACPPPGRGGSTSVSAACSERNEATRTLLGDEQEKWLSEGLGSSRAQWNFIAQQTLMAQCSHAPIGNEGDGRFWNDGWDGYPAARSRLFRELMKHDVGNPVVLSGDVHTFYAAELRPDFNRPVSTDNPVVATEFCGTSITSNSRPQSRVDQYLAHNPHIKYGRSDMRGYMLLELQPGQLSMRFQGLADVRQARSPVSTIARFIVEDGKPGLVKTG
- a CDS encoding LysR family transcriptional regulator; this encodes METKWLEDFISLAETRSFSRSAELRHVTQPAFSRRIQSLEAWLGADLIDRTSYPTRLTPAGEVFYEQALEMLGQINSARALMRGKRPTAHTTVDFAVPHTLSLTFMPKWMTELKDGFGTLNSRLIALNVHDAVLTMVEGGCDLLLCYHHPRQPVQLDASRYDMLTLGNEALRAYARCNKAGVPELLLPGSAKAPLPFLSYTSNAYLGRMVDLILADAKRPLHLEKRYETDMAEGLKMMALEGHGIAFLPESAVPREVKQKQLARADAGQADWELSMEIRLYRERPSSQRPGKPIVSRLWEYLVERGEVAGRPRKSGKAAKKAV
- a CDS encoding acyl-CoA thioesterase, whose amino-acid sequence is MTNKHQTTLPEGKVPQLRVMPMPADANVHGDVFGGWIMAQVDIAGSLPAVRRSNGRVATIAVNSFVFKQPVFVGDLLSFYADIVKVGTTSITINVEVYAERNRLQVETVKVTEATLTYVATDEKRQRRQIPPVAE